One region of Skermanella mucosa genomic DNA includes:
- a CDS encoding SMP-30/gluconolactonase/LRE family protein: MEVECVLDAKALLGECPVWAAEEQALYWVDILAPALHRLDPATGATRTWAMPHSIGSFGLRESGGAIVALRDGFHLLDFGTGDLTPVANPEPDMPGNRLNDGKVAPDGSFWAGTMDEETMSRRTGSLYRVAPDGMVRRMLDGLIVSNGLAWSADGRILFHSDSRGKLICAFDHEPGTGDLSNRRVIAEPSEEVGRPDGAATDMEGFYWSAGISAGMLNRWSPDGRLDRQIPMPCAAPTMPCFGGPDMRTIYVTSLRHNVSDDRLAASPLSGGIFALRVDVPGVPVAKFKG, translated from the coding sequence GTGGAAGTCGAATGCGTTCTGGATGCCAAGGCCTTGCTTGGAGAGTGCCCGGTCTGGGCGGCGGAGGAGCAGGCCCTGTACTGGGTCGATATCCTCGCCCCCGCCCTGCATCGGCTCGACCCCGCGACGGGCGCCACGCGGACATGGGCGATGCCGCACTCGATCGGCTCCTTCGGGCTGCGGGAGAGCGGCGGCGCCATCGTGGCGCTGCGCGATGGCTTCCACCTGCTCGATTTCGGGACGGGTGACCTCACGCCGGTCGCCAACCCGGAGCCGGACATGCCTGGAAACCGGTTGAACGACGGCAAGGTGGCGCCGGACGGCAGCTTCTGGGCCGGCACCATGGACGAGGAAACCATGAGCCGGCGGACCGGCTCGCTCTACCGCGTGGCACCGGACGGCATGGTGCGCCGCATGCTGGACGGGCTGATCGTCTCCAACGGCCTGGCCTGGAGCGCAGACGGCCGGATCCTGTTCCATTCCGACAGCAGGGGGAAGCTGATCTGCGCCTTCGACCATGAGCCCGGCACCGGCGACCTGTCCAACCGCCGCGTGATCGCCGAACCTTCCGAAGAGGTCGGCCGCCCCGACGGAGCCGCGACCGACATGGAGGGCTTCTACTGGAGCGCCGGAATTTCCGCCGGGATGCTGAACCGGTGGTCGCCCGACGGCAGGCTGGACCGGCAGATCCCGATGCCGTGCGCGGCCCCGACGATGCCGTGCTTCGGCGGGCCGGACATGCGGACGATCTATGTGACCTCGCTGCGCCACAACGTATCCGACGATCGGTTGGCGGCGTCCCCCCTGTCGGGCGGGATCTTCGCGCTGAGGGTGGATGTGCCGGGCGTGCCGGTGGCGAAATTCAAAGGATAG
- a CDS encoding Gfo/Idh/MocA family protein: protein MTLNVCMVGYGMMGVWHTEALKRTDAVLHTIVGRNPEGAREFAERHGYRKWSVSLDEALADPEIDAVILGTPSDLHEEQAIKCLEAGKHTLIEIPIAMSLGGARRVVETGERSGKVYGLSHPMRFRREREALLARTRAGEEKIRHIAGRFFIKRLINIGATGYRRSWTDNILWHHFCHFVDLGMYLFDGAPIRRVQSYLGDLHPTTGIPMECMVMVETEADQSLLVHGSYHAAYRFYDKLIVTDRDTYFYDILAGTLKTSDGTVEIESEQDNCTRVTLDFLDAIRGNRPPRASGPSVLPAMQVLQKVQDDWDARHGARAIPGRPLPRG from the coding sequence ATGACGTTGAATGTCTGCATGGTCGGCTACGGCATGATGGGCGTCTGGCACACCGAGGCCCTGAAGCGGACCGACGCCGTGCTGCACACCATCGTCGGCCGCAATCCGGAAGGGGCCAGGGAGTTCGCCGAACGCCACGGCTACCGAAAATGGTCGGTCTCGCTCGACGAGGCGCTGGCGGACCCGGAGATCGACGCCGTGATCCTGGGCACGCCGAGCGACCTGCACGAGGAACAGGCGATCAAATGCCTGGAGGCCGGCAAGCACACGCTGATCGAGATCCCCATCGCCATGAGCCTGGGCGGTGCCAGGCGCGTGGTCGAGACGGGCGAGAGGAGCGGCAAGGTGTACGGCCTGTCGCACCCCATGCGCTTCCGCCGCGAGCGGGAAGCCCTGCTCGCCCGCACCCGCGCCGGAGAGGAGAAGATCCGCCATATCGCCGGGCGCTTCTTCATCAAACGGCTGATCAATATCGGCGCCACGGGATACCGGCGGAGCTGGACCGACAATATCCTGTGGCACCATTTCTGCCACTTCGTCGACCTTGGCATGTACCTGTTCGACGGCGCGCCGATCCGGCGGGTCCAGAGCTACCTGGGCGACCTGCACCCGACGACGGGCATCCCCATGGAATGCATGGTGATGGTGGAGACAGAGGCCGACCAGTCGCTGCTGGTCCACGGGTCGTACCACGCGGCCTATCGCTTCTACGACAAGCTGATCGTCACCGATCGGGACACCTATTTCTACGACATATTGGCCGGAACGCTGAAGACGTCGGACGGCACGGTGGAGATCGAGAGCGAGCAGGACAACTGCACCCGCGTCACCCTGGACTTCCTGGACGCGATCCGCGGGAACCGCCCGCCCCGGGCGTCCGGCCCGTCCGTGCTGCCGGCGATGCAGGTGCTCCAGAAGGTCCAGGACGACTGGGACGCCCGCCACGGCGCCCGGGCCATTCCGGGCCGGCCGTTGCCGCGGGGTTGA
- a CDS encoding 3-hydroxybutyrate oligomer hydrolase family protein, which translates to MGRVAATVASTFCLLIGMTPTAFARDDHRHDDRKDGRDGIERQVIGKILRADYDGFSDDLLTAGLGAAGLAGAAPQPANPSSPTAEELRRIAIYNNYRALVDVSAGGGYGTFYGPLVEVDDKSKDRDGKIPGTEYLALLDGDDRGNSRVTVAVQIPDSFRPDRPCMVTATSSGSRGVYGAIGTAGEWGLKKGCAVVYNDKGTGTGFFDLENGKGYTVQGEHVEASRSGKPLNFEPRIPQRELDRYLEDNPDRWAIKHAHSRENPEADWGTDTLRSVQLGFHLLNRHFAGEKDFRRITPDNTIVIASSVSNGGAAALRAAEEDRRGWIDGVAVSEPNVNPKRDRSFKIQQGDGPALAEHGRPLYDYISYYTLYQGCAAAVPGNTRALQVCTDLKARGLLNEGTPAEAQGLIQEYGIVPEQNALAALYWSANVYQSVTVAYANAYSRASVTDDLCGFSYAHADGTDRPAPLPRANAELAFSQSNGVPPIIGIQLIRNGVSTTTVGGAAAPMADVDGAACLRTLWTAGDRHHSRRGGDGKSPARRLAEGVEEVLATADLRGKPAVIVHGRADALIAVNHSSRSYYGSALKQKQNVRYYEVTNAHHLDAFNAIPALAAAYIPLHVYFNEGLDYLYDHLTKGDALPPSQVVHTVPRGVGASGVPAISRDNVPPIAKKPRKEDRITFRESVLRIPN; encoded by the coding sequence ATGGGAAGAGTCGCAGCCACGGTCGCGTCGACGTTCTGCCTGCTCATCGGCATGACACCGACGGCGTTCGCGAGGGATGATCATCGGCACGATGATCGGAAGGATGGACGGGACGGCATTGAACGGCAGGTGATCGGCAAGATCCTGCGGGCCGATTACGACGGGTTCAGCGACGACCTGCTGACGGCGGGCCTGGGGGCGGCAGGCTTGGCGGGAGCGGCGCCCCAGCCGGCGAACCCCTCCTCCCCGACCGCCGAGGAGCTTCGCCGGATCGCGATCTACAACAATTACCGGGCTCTGGTGGACGTGTCGGCCGGAGGCGGCTACGGCACCTTCTATGGCCCGCTCGTGGAAGTGGACGATAAGTCGAAGGATCGCGACGGGAAGATACCCGGGACGGAGTACCTGGCGCTGCTGGACGGGGATGATCGCGGCAACTCGCGGGTGACGGTGGCCGTGCAGATCCCGGACAGTTTCCGTCCCGACAGGCCCTGCATGGTGACCGCGACCTCGTCCGGTTCGCGGGGCGTTTATGGGGCGATCGGCACCGCGGGCGAGTGGGGGCTGAAGAAGGGCTGCGCGGTCGTCTACAACGACAAGGGGACCGGCACCGGCTTCTTCGACCTGGAGAACGGCAAGGGCTACACGGTCCAGGGCGAGCATGTCGAGGCGTCCCGGTCGGGCAAGCCGCTGAATTTCGAGCCGCGGATTCCGCAGCGCGAACTGGACCGGTACCTGGAGGACAACCCGGACCGCTGGGCGATCAAGCACGCCCATTCCCGCGAGAACCCCGAGGCGGACTGGGGGACGGATACCCTGCGGTCCGTCCAGCTCGGATTCCATCTGCTGAACCGGCATTTCGCCGGCGAGAAGGATTTCCGGAGGATCACGCCGGACAACACCATCGTCATCGCGTCGAGCGTGTCCAACGGCGGGGCCGCGGCATTGCGGGCGGCCGAGGAGGACAGGCGGGGCTGGATCGACGGCGTCGCCGTATCGGAGCCGAACGTCAATCCGAAGCGGGACCGCTCCTTCAAGATCCAGCAGGGCGACGGTCCGGCCCTGGCGGAGCACGGGCGGCCGCTTTACGACTATATCTCGTACTACACCCTCTATCAGGGCTGCGCGGCGGCGGTGCCGGGCAACACCCGGGCGCTGCAGGTCTGCACCGACCTGAAGGCGCGCGGGTTGCTGAACGAGGGAACGCCGGCCGAGGCCCAGGGACTCATCCAGGAATACGGCATCGTGCCGGAACAGAATGCCCTCGCGGCATTATACTGGTCGGCCAATGTCTACCAGTCCGTGACTGTCGCCTACGCGAACGCCTATTCCAGGGCCAGCGTGACCGACGATCTCTGCGGCTTCTCCTACGCCCATGCCGATGGGACGGACCGGCCCGCTCCCCTGCCCCGCGCCAATGCCGAGCTTGCCTTCTCGCAGTCCAACGGTGTTCCTCCGATCATCGGCATCCAGCTGATCCGGAACGGCGTTTCGACCACGACGGTCGGCGGGGCGGCGGCTCCGATGGCGGACGTGGACGGCGCCGCCTGCCTGCGCACCCTGTGGACCGCCGGTGACCGTCACCATTCACGCAGGGGGGGTGACGGAAAAAGCCCGGCGCGGCGTCTGGCGGAAGGAGTCGAGGAGGTGCTGGCCACGGCCGACCTGCGCGGCAAGCCTGCCGTGATCGTCCACGGTCGGGCCGACGCGCTGATCGCGGTCAACCACAGCTCGCGCTCCTACTATGGTTCCGCCCTGAAGCAGAAGCAGAATGTCCGGTACTACGAGGTGACCAACGCCCATCACCTGGACGCCTTCAACGCGATCCCGGCCCTCGCAGCCGCATACATCCCTCTGCATGTCTACTTCAACGAGGGGTTGGACTATCTGTACGACCATCTGACCAAGGGCGACGCGCTGCCGCCTTCCCAGGTCGTCCACACCGTTCCGCGGGGAGTGGGAGCCTCCGGCGTTCCTGCGATCAGCCGGGACAACGTGCCGCCCATCGCGAAGAAGCCCCGGAAGGAGGACCGCATCACGTTCCGGGAGTCGGTTCTGCGGATACCGAATTGA
- a CDS encoding FMN-binding negative transcriptional regulator: MYNPPAFRETDLPFIQDTMRAAKLANLVTATAGGLTCTPLPLFLDCREGEMGTLYGHVAKANPQWKDAPSGDALAIFMGPDAYVTPSWYERKSLDGKVVPTWNYVAVHAYGPVEFFEDADRLLEVVTRLTDLHEAPRPRPWAVVDAPPDFIQAQLRGIVGLRLPIARIEAKRKMSQNRTAEDRANVKEGLSRSMDGREREAADLVPD, translated from the coding sequence ATGTACAATCCGCCAGCGTTCCGCGAGACCGACCTGCCATTCATCCAGGACACCATGCGAGCCGCCAAGCTTGCCAACCTGGTCACGGCCACGGCCGGCGGACTGACATGCACGCCGCTTCCCTTGTTCCTCGACTGCCGCGAGGGGGAAATGGGCACGCTCTACGGGCACGTCGCCAAGGCCAACCCCCAGTGGAAGGACGCCCCGTCGGGCGATGCCCTGGCGATCTTCATGGGGCCGGATGCCTATGTCACCCCGTCCTGGTACGAACGCAAAAGCCTGGACGGAAAGGTCGTTCCGACGTGGAACTACGTGGCGGTCCACGCCTACGGCCCGGTCGAGTTCTTTGAGGATGCCGACCGCCTGCTGGAAGTCGTCACGCGCCTGACCGATCTCCACGAGGCGCCGCGTCCCCGGCCCTGGGCCGTCGTCGATGCTCCGCCCGATTTCATCCAGGCGCAACTGCGTGGCATCGTCGGTCTCCGTCTGCCCATCGCCCGGATCGAGGCCAAGCGTAAAATGAGCCAGAACCGGACCGCCGAGGATCGGGCCAACGTGAAGGAAGGGCTCTCCCGAAGCATGGACGGGCGGGAGCGCGAAGCCGCCGATCTCGTCCCGGATTGA
- a CDS encoding tyrosine-type recombinase/integrase: MPIRITDKLVRDLPSPAKGNIITYDTDVKGFGVRITAAGARAFILNYRTGGVERRITIGSYPDWSVAAARDRARELKREVDRGNDPMGERHDDRATATVHDLWLRYEREHLPHKAPRAQADDRAMFRDYILPNLGRMKVKDVRPTDIDALHRAISARRKIRANRVIEVLSKAFSLAIRWEWRPDNPCDGVRHNPEEPRSRYLRPDELARLSAALDGHSEQTSADAIRLMLLTGARRGEVLGATWSMFDLEHGIWIKPSAHTKQRREHRVPISGAAIDLLRRLLATTTGPYLFPGRNGSHLTDIKKTWQAVRSAAGLPDVRLHDLRHTYASLLVSAGQSLPIIGALLGHTQPQTTARYAHLMDDPLRAATEHVGSLLIGIRTSATSE; this comes from the coding sequence ATGCCGATCAGGATCACCGACAAGCTGGTCAGGGACCTCCCGTCGCCGGCCAAGGGCAACATCATCACCTATGACACCGACGTCAAGGGCTTTGGCGTGCGCATCACCGCCGCCGGTGCGCGTGCCTTCATTCTCAACTACCGGACCGGGGGCGTCGAGCGTCGCATCACGATCGGCAGCTATCCGGACTGGTCGGTCGCCGCCGCTCGGGACCGCGCCCGCGAACTCAAGCGCGAAGTCGACCGCGGCAATGACCCGATGGGAGAACGGCACGACGACCGGGCGACCGCCACCGTCCACGATCTTTGGCTCAGATACGAGCGGGAGCACCTCCCCCACAAGGCGCCGCGGGCGCAAGCGGACGATCGGGCGATGTTCCGCGACTACATCCTGCCCAATCTCGGTCGGATGAAGGTCAAGGACGTGCGCCCAACCGACATCGATGCGCTTCATCGTGCGATCAGCGCGCGTCGGAAGATCCGCGCCAACCGTGTCATCGAGGTGCTGAGCAAGGCGTTTTCGCTCGCCATCCGGTGGGAATGGCGGCCCGACAATCCGTGCGACGGGGTGCGTCACAACCCCGAGGAGCCCCGAAGCCGGTACCTGCGTCCGGATGAACTGGCCAGGCTCTCTGCCGCCCTGGACGGGCATTCCGAGCAGACCTCCGCGGACGCGATCCGGCTGATGCTGCTGACGGGCGCGCGACGCGGGGAGGTGCTCGGGGCGACCTGGTCCATGTTCGACCTTGAGCATGGGATCTGGATCAAACCCTCGGCCCACACCAAGCAGCGTCGCGAGCACCGGGTTCCGATCTCGGGGGCGGCCATCGACCTGCTACGCCGGCTGCTCGCGACGACCACAGGCCCTTACCTATTCCCGGGTCGCAATGGCAGTCACCTCACCGACATCAAGAAGACTTGGCAAGCGGTGCGGAGCGCGGCCGGCCTGCCAGACGTGCGGCTGCACGATCTCCGCCATACCTATGCCAGTCTGCTGGTTTCGGCTGGACAGTCGCTGCCGATCATCGGTGCCCTGCTCGGCCACACTCAGCCCCAGACTACCGCCCGCTATGCACACCTGATGGATGATCCGCTACGCGCCGCAACTGAACACGTCGGCTCCCTGCTGATCGGCATCCGAACGTCGGCAACGTCGGAATGA
- a CDS encoding helix-turn-helix domain-containing protein translates to MTAIVVVWNQKDTDMPQSVFSGIDQPTVIPATDGEPQATSRGKLGRHALDEHLTLGEYVTPDQLAQHLEVSVRTLSRWHARRIGPPRCSVGKLILYRVTAVRAWMVEREFTPVTPAMRRSAGGHR, encoded by the coding sequence GTGACGGCGATCGTCGTCGTCTGGAACCAGAAGGATACAGATATGCCGCAGAGTGTTTTCAGTGGAATAGATCAGCCGACAGTGATCCCCGCCACTGACGGTGAGCCGCAGGCTACCAGCCGAGGCAAGCTTGGGCGACATGCGCTCGATGAACATCTCACCCTCGGTGAATATGTCACTCCGGATCAACTCGCCCAACATCTTGAGGTGTCCGTACGCACGCTGAGCCGGTGGCATGCCCGGCGCATCGGCCCGCCGCGTTGCTCGGTCGGCAAGCTCATCCTGTATCGCGTTACCGCGGTGCGCGCTTGGATGGTCGAGCGCGAGTTCACACCGGTTACTCCCGCTATGCGCCGCTCTGCCGGGGGGCACCGTTGA